In a single window of the Acyrthosiphon pisum isolate AL4f chromosome X, pea_aphid_22Mar2018_4r6ur, whole genome shotgun sequence genome:
- the LOC107883309 gene encoding uncharacterized protein LOC107883309, which translates to MISKILENVVAIHAYVKRHDTRLDKIEKLLQENYSGYKCEKNKVFDDEFINLFPMKDIEAITSIDDKIKTDPTFESQMRAFIKTIGGTDTNNFTKRVLHRLFTNELSAKCSWTGFKSNFRLENLMFIEIMKGSSVIELLI; encoded by the exons atgatttcaaaaatattggaaaatgttGTTGCTATTCATGCATATGTAAAACGACACGATACAAGAttagataaaattgaaaaattattacaagAAAACTATAGTGGCTATAAATGTGAAAAGAATAAAGTTTTTGATGatgaatttataaatctatttcCTATGAAAGATATCGAGGCTATTACTAGtattgatgataaaataaaaactgaccCAACATTTGAATCTCAAAtg agaGCTTTCATTAAGACTATTGGAGGAActgatacaaacaattttacgaAACGTGTGTTGCACAGATTATTTACAAATGAGTTGTCAGCAAAATGTTCATGGACAGGCTTTAAATCAAATTTCAGATTggaaaatttaatgtttattgagATTATGAAAGGTAGTTCTGTAATTGAATtacttatttaa